The Coleofasciculaceae cyanobacterium genome includes a region encoding these proteins:
- a CDS encoding CRISPR-associated endonuclease Cas2, with translation MGITIISRVTQEFNFGHRKWAIIPCCHRLKKKIKLDEDSIRIYPITRHTLQQVTTWAIGNNLTQLPSSTII, from the coding sequence GTGGGAATTACTATAATCTCTCGTGTCACTCAAGAATTTAATTTCGGGCATAGAAAGTGGGCAATTATTCCTTGTTGCCATCGCCTTAAAAAGAAGATTAAATTAGACGAGGATAGTATTAGAATTTACCCGATAACTCGACATACTTTACAGCAAGTAACAACTTGGGCTATAGGAAATAACCTAACCCAACTGCCTAGTTCGACGATTATCTAA